The Candidatus Acidiferrales bacterium genomic interval CGAAGGGAAGAGGCTCGACAAATCATCGAGGCCGCCCTCGACGTGACCCGCCGCTCCGGCGACTCGCACACCTTGTCCGAGCTCGAGGCGCTGCTGGCGGAGGCAGGATGAGCCGGGCAAGGCGGCGAAATTCCTTTCGGCTATAATCGCTCCCCAAATGGCCACTCTCATCATTCCGTTGTTTCCGCTTGAGGTGGTGCTCTTCCCCGGCGTATGGCTGCCGCTTCATATTTTTGAACCGCGCTACAAGGAGATGATTGGCTGGTGTCTTCAACAAGCAGCCCCCTTCGGGATCATCCTCGAGCAAGGCCAGAAGCTCGAGCGGGTTGGCTGCACGGCCGGCATCCTTGGGGTCATCAAAAAATACCCTGACGGGCGGATGGATATTTCGACGCAAGGCGAGCAGCGTTTCCAGGTGGAGAATGTTCTTTCCGATCGCGCCTACGATCGTGCATCGGTTATCTTCTTCGATGACGACGCCGGTCCCCAGCCCTCGCCCAGCCTGGTGGCGGAGGCGACCGCGCTCTATGAGAAGATTGCCGATGAGATTCCCCGGGGCAAACCACCTGCGTTTGACCGTTCACCGGCTCGTGTTTCTTTCGGGATCGCCGCC includes:
- a CDS encoding LON peptidase substrate-binding domain-containing protein → MATLIIPLFPLEVVLFPGVWLPLHIFEPRYKEMIGWCLQQAAPFGIILEQGQKLERVGCTAGILGVIKKYPDGRMDISTQGEQRFQVENVLSDRAYDRASVIFFDDDAGPQPSPSLVAEATALYEKIADEIPRGKPPAFDRSPARVSFGIAAALALDLALKQKLLEMRAEVARLELLISEMSQWLPRIERARKAAGGNGHFH